A single window of Mycolicibacterium madagascariense DNA harbors:
- a CDS encoding pyruvate carboxylase — MISKLLVANRGEIAIRAFRAAYELGIATVAVYAYEDRNSPHRLKADESYQIGEPGHPVRSYLSIDEIIRVARDAGVDAVYPGYGFLSENPELAAACQAAGITFVGPGAHVLELTGNKARAIAAAREAGLPVLASSEPSVSVEDLVAASEAMSFPLFVKAVSGGGGRGMRRVADPGSLAEAIEAASREAESAFGDASVYLEQAVLNPRHIEVQILADAKGDVIHLYERDCSVQRRHQKVIELAPAPNLPEDLRARMCADAVAFARQIGYSCAGTVEFLLDERGHHVFIEMNPRIQVEHTVTEEITDVDLVASQLRIAAGETLNDLGLSQDSIQIRGAAMQCRITTEDPAKGFRPDTGRITGYRSPGGAGVRLDGGTNLGAEIGAHFDSMLVKLTCRGRDFSIAVARARRALAEFRIRGVSTNIPFLLSVVDDPDFRAGRVTTSFIDERPQLLTAHASADRGTKIINYLAEVTVNTPYGDRDRVYPQDKLPEVDLDAVPPPGSRQRLIQLGPEGFAAWLRDSPAVAVTDTTFRDAHQSLLATRVRTSGLVTIAPYIARLTPELLSLECWGGATYDVALRFLKEDPWERLAALREMVPNICLQMLLRGRNTVGYTPYPETVTDAFVEQATATGIDVFRIFDALNNVESMRPAIDAVRATGSAVAEVAMSYTGDLSDPAETLYTLDYYLKLAEQIVDAGAHVLAIKDMAGLLRAPAASTLVAALRSRFDLPVHVHTHDTPGGQLATYVAAWQAGASAVDGAAAPLAGTTSQPSLSSIVAAAAHTGYDTGLSLRAVCDLEPYWEALRKVYAPFDVAASGPPAPTGRVYSHEIPGGQLSNLRQQAIALGLGNRFEDVEDAYAGADRILGHLIKVTPSSKVVGDLALALVGAGITADEFAADPARFDIPDSVVGFLRGELGDPPGGWPEPLRTKALQGRSAARPVAELSAEDEALLATAGTERQRTLNRLLFPGPTKEFETHREVYGDTSRLSANQFFYGLRRGDEHRVQIDRGVDLIIGLEAISEPDERGLRTVMCILNGQLRPVVVRDESIADTVPAAEKADRTNPDHVAAPFAGVVTVSVAAGDRVESGQTIATIEAMKMEAAITAPKDGVVARVAVADTAQVEGGDLLAVISAAGAGPATGESP; from the coding sequence GTGATCTCCAAACTCCTGGTCGCCAATCGCGGCGAGATAGCCATCCGCGCGTTCCGTGCGGCGTACGAGCTGGGCATCGCCACGGTGGCGGTGTATGCCTACGAGGACCGCAATTCCCCGCACCGGTTGAAGGCCGACGAGTCCTACCAGATCGGTGAGCCGGGCCATCCCGTGCGGTCCTACCTGTCGATCGACGAGATCATCCGGGTGGCGCGCGACGCCGGCGTCGACGCGGTGTACCCCGGCTACGGATTCCTCTCGGAGAACCCCGAACTCGCGGCCGCGTGCCAGGCGGCGGGCATCACGTTCGTCGGGCCGGGTGCGCACGTGCTGGAGCTCACCGGGAACAAGGCCAGGGCGATCGCGGCGGCGCGCGAGGCCGGTCTGCCGGTGCTGGCGTCCTCGGAGCCGTCGGTGTCGGTCGAGGATCTGGTCGCCGCGTCGGAGGCGATGAGCTTTCCGCTCTTCGTCAAGGCGGTGTCCGGTGGCGGCGGGCGCGGCATGCGGCGCGTCGCCGATCCCGGGTCGCTGGCCGAAGCGATCGAGGCGGCCAGCCGCGAGGCGGAGTCGGCGTTCGGGGATGCCAGCGTGTATCTCGAACAGGCCGTGCTCAATCCGCGGCACATCGAGGTGCAGATCCTCGCCGACGCCAAGGGCGACGTCATCCACCTCTACGAGCGGGACTGCAGCGTGCAGCGGCGGCACCAGAAGGTCATCGAGCTCGCGCCCGCTCCCAATCTGCCCGAGGACTTGCGGGCCAGGATGTGCGCCGACGCGGTCGCCTTCGCGCGCCAGATCGGGTACTCGTGCGCGGGCACCGTGGAGTTCCTGCTCGACGAGCGCGGCCACCACGTCTTCATCGAGATGAATCCGCGGATCCAGGTGGAGCACACCGTCACCGAGGAGATCACCGACGTCGACCTGGTGGCCAGTCAGCTGCGCATCGCGGCGGGGGAGACGCTGAACGACCTTGGTCTGAGCCAGGATTCGATTCAGATCCGCGGCGCGGCCATGCAGTGCCGGATCACCACCGAGGACCCGGCCAAGGGCTTCCGACCCGACACCGGACGGATCACCGGCTACCGCTCACCGGGTGGGGCGGGAGTCCGCCTGGACGGCGGCACGAACCTCGGCGCGGAGATCGGCGCGCACTTCGACTCGATGCTGGTGAAGCTGACGTGCCGCGGGCGCGACTTCTCCATCGCGGTGGCCCGCGCGCGGCGGGCACTCGCCGAGTTCCGCATCCGGGGGGTGTCCACCAACATCCCGTTCCTGCTGTCGGTGGTCGACGACCCCGACTTCCGGGCCGGTCGCGTCACGACGTCGTTCATCGACGAGCGACCCCAGCTGCTGACGGCGCACGCGTCGGCCGACCGCGGCACGAAGATCATCAACTACCTGGCCGAGGTCACCGTCAACACGCCCTACGGCGACCGGGACCGGGTCTACCCGCAGGACAAGCTGCCCGAAGTCGACCTCGACGCGGTCCCACCCCCCGGCAGCAGGCAGCGGCTGATCCAGTTGGGCCCGGAGGGTTTCGCGGCGTGGCTGCGGGATTCGCCCGCGGTCGCCGTCACCGACACCACCTTCCGCGACGCGCACCAGTCGCTGCTCGCGACCAGGGTGCGCACCTCGGGGCTCGTGACCATCGCCCCCTACATCGCGCGGCTGACCCCCGAGTTGCTGTCCCTCGAATGCTGGGGCGGGGCGACGTACGACGTGGCGCTGCGGTTCCTCAAGGAGGATCCGTGGGAGCGGCTGGCGGCGCTGCGCGAAATGGTGCCCAACATCTGTCTGCAGATGCTGCTGCGGGGCCGAAACACCGTCGGATACACCCCGTATCCCGAGACGGTCACCGATGCCTTCGTCGAGCAGGCCACGGCCACCGGCATCGACGTGTTCCGCATCTTCGACGCGCTCAACAACGTCGAGTCGATGCGGCCGGCGATCGACGCCGTGCGCGCAACGGGATCCGCGGTGGCCGAGGTGGCGATGAGCTACACCGGTGACCTGTCCGATCCGGCCGAGACGCTCTACACGCTGGACTACTACCTCAAGCTGGCCGAGCAGATCGTCGACGCGGGCGCCCACGTGCTGGCGATCAAGGACATGGCGGGACTGCTGCGCGCGCCGGCGGCGAGCACGCTGGTCGCGGCCCTGCGCAGTCGCTTCGACCTGCCCGTGCACGTGCACACCCACGACACCCCCGGCGGACAGTTGGCCACCTACGTCGCGGCGTGGCAGGCCGGTGCCAGCGCGGTCGACGGCGCGGCCGCCCCGCTGGCGGGTACGACGAGTCAGCCGTCGCTGTCCTCCATCGTCGCCGCGGCCGCGCACACCGGGTACGACACGGGGCTGTCGCTGCGGGCGGTCTGCGATCTGGAGCCGTACTGGGAGGCGTTGCGAAAGGTGTACGCGCCGTTCGACGTCGCGGCCAGTGGACCTCCCGCGCCGACGGGCCGGGTCTACTCCCACGAGATTCCCGGCGGGCAGCTGTCGAATCTGCGCCAGCAGGCGATCGCGCTCGGGTTGGGCAACCGGTTCGAGGACGTCGAGGACGCCTACGCCGGGGCCGACCGGATCCTCGGCCACCTCATCAAGGTGACGCCGTCGAGCAAGGTCGTCGGCGACCTCGCGCTGGCGCTCGTCGGTGCGGGGATCACCGCCGACGAGTTCGCCGCCGACCCGGCGCGCTTCGACATCCCCGACTCCGTCGTCGGGTTCCTGCGGGGCGAGCTCGGCGACCCACCGGGCGGATGGCCGGAACCGTTGCGCACCAAGGCATTGCAGGGACGTTCGGCCGCCAGACCGGTGGCTGAGCTCAGTGCCGAGGACGAGGCGCTGCTCGCCACGGCGGGCACCGAGCGGCAGCGCACGCTCAACCGCCTGCTGTTCCCCGGTCCCACCAAGGAGTTCGAGACGCACCGCGAGGTCTACGGCGACACGTCGCGGCTGTCGGCCAACCAGTTCTTCTACGGGCTGCGCCGCGGTGACGAACACCGCGTCCAGATCGACCGGGGCGTCGACCTCATCATCGGCTTGGAGGCGATCTCCGAACCCGACGAGCGCGGCCTGCGCACGGTGATGTGCATCCTGAACGGGCAGCTGCGGCCGGTGGTCGTGCGCGACGAGAGCATCGCCGACACCGTGCCCGCGGCGGAGAAGGCCGACCGCACGAACCCCGATCACGTCGCCGCACCGTTCGCGGGCGTGGTGACCGTCTCCGTCGCCGCAGGCGATCGGGTCGAGTCGGGACAGACCATCGCCACCATCGAGGCCATGAAGATGGAGGCCGCGATCACCGCGCCGAAGGACGGCGTCGTCGCCCGCGTCGCGGTCGCCGACACCGCGCAGGTAGAGGGCGGCGACCTGCTGGCGGTGATCTCGGCTGCGGGGGCCGGCCCTGCCACCGGGGAGTCGCCCTGA
- the rsmD gene encoding 16S rRNA (guanine(966)-N(2))-methyltransferase RsmD has protein sequence MTRIVGGRCGGRRISVPRSGTRPTTDRVRESLFNVLAARVDFDGLAVLDLYAGSGALGLEALSRGATSALFVESDRRAAAIIAENVAALGVTGATVRCAGVAAVVSAGADRRVDLVFADPPYDVSTADVEAVLGALVDGGWPAAGAVAVIERPHSAPPVAWPAGWTPGRDRRYGDTRLEFGEFGP, from the coding sequence CTGACCCGGATCGTCGGCGGTCGGTGCGGCGGTCGCCGAATATCGGTGCCGCGCAGCGGAACTCGGCCCACCACCGACCGCGTTCGGGAGTCGCTGTTCAACGTCCTGGCCGCCCGGGTCGACTTCGACGGGCTCGCGGTCCTGGATCTCTACGCGGGGTCCGGCGCGCTCGGGCTGGAGGCGCTCTCCCGGGGCGCGACGTCGGCGCTGTTCGTGGAGTCCGACCGGCGCGCGGCCGCGATCATCGCCGAAAACGTTGCGGCACTTGGCGTCACGGGTGCCACGGTGCGTTGCGCCGGCGTGGCCGCGGTGGTGAGCGCCGGTGCCGATCGTCGCGTCGACCTGGTGTTCGCCGACCCGCCGTACGACGTGTCGACGGCCGACGTCGAGGCGGTCCTCGGTGCGCTCGTCGACGGTGGCTGGCCGGCCGCGGGCGCGGTCGCGGTGATCGAGCGGCCCCATTCGGCGCCGCCGGTGGCCTGGCCGGCCGGCTGGACGCCGGGGCGCGACCGCCGCTACGGCGACACCCGGCTGGAGTTCGGCGAGTTCGGGCCGTGA
- the coaD gene encoding pantetheine-phosphate adenylyltransferase yields the protein MSGAVCPGSFDPVTLGHVDVFERAAAQFDEVVVAVLVNPNKSGMFSPDERMALIRESTSHLPNLRVESGSGLVVDFVTARGYTAIVKGLRSGTDFEYELQMAQMNKHVAGVDTFFVATNPRYAFVSSSLAKEVAMLGGDVTALLPEPVNAALRVKRAER from the coding sequence ATGAGTGGCGCCGTATGCCCAGGCTCGTTCGATCCCGTGACGCTCGGTCACGTCGACGTGTTCGAGCGGGCGGCGGCCCAGTTCGACGAGGTCGTGGTGGCGGTCCTGGTCAACCCCAACAAGTCGGGCATGTTCAGCCCCGACGAGCGCATGGCCCTGATCCGCGAGTCGACGTCGCACCTGCCCAATCTGCGGGTGGAGAGCGGCAGCGGACTGGTCGTCGACTTCGTGACGGCGCGCGGCTACACGGCCATCGTGAAGGGTCTGCGCTCGGGCACCGACTTCGAGTACGAGCTGCAGATGGCGCAGATGAACAAGCACGTCGCCGGCGTCGACACGTTCTTCGTCGCGACCAATCCCCGCTATGCGTTCGTGTCGTCGTCGCTCGCCAAGGAGGTGGCCATGCTCGGCGGCGACGTCACCGCGCTGCTGCCCGAGCCGGTCAACGCGGCGCTGCGGGTCAAGCGCGCCGAGCGCTGA
- the sepIVA gene encoding cell division protein SepIVA, which produces MYRVFEALDELGAIVEEARGVPMTAGCMVPRGDVLELLDDIKDAIPGELDDAQDVLDARDQMLREAKDHADSMVASATAEADSLLNHSRSEADRILADAKGAADRMVSEARQHAERMVGEAREEANRVSTMSKREYEASTMRAKAEADRLIENGNVSYEKAVQEGIKEQQRLVSQTEIVQTATAEATRLIDTAHAEADRLRGECDIYVDSKLAEFEDYLNGTLRSVGRGRHQLRTAAGTHDYAQR; this is translated from the coding sequence GTGTACCGAGTATTCGAAGCGCTCGACGAGCTCGGAGCCATCGTCGAGGAAGCCCGCGGTGTGCCGATGACGGCCGGCTGCATGGTGCCCCGAGGCGACGTGCTCGAGCTGCTCGACGACATCAAGGACGCCATCCCCGGCGAACTCGACGACGCGCAGGACGTCCTCGACGCCCGCGACCAGATGTTGCGCGAGGCAAAGGATCACGCCGACTCCATGGTGGCGTCGGCGACCGCTGAGGCGGACTCACTGCTCAATCACTCCCGCAGCGAGGCCGACCGCATCCTCGCCGACGCCAAGGGCGCCGCGGACCGCATGGTCTCCGAGGCGCGCCAGCACGCCGAGCGCATGGTCGGCGAGGCCCGCGAGGAGGCCAACCGCGTCTCGACGATGTCCAAGCGCGAGTACGAGGCCAGCACCATGCGTGCCAAGGCCGAGGCCGACCGCCTCATCGAGAACGGCAACGTCTCCTACGAGAAGGCCGTCCAGGAGGGCATCAAGGAGCAGCAGCGCCTGGTGTCGCAGACCGAGATCGTCCAGACCGCGACCGCGGAGGCGACCCGGCTCATCGACACGGCCCACGCCGAGGCCGACCGCCTGCGCGGCGAGTGCGACATCTACGTCGACAGCAAGCTCGCCGAGTTCGAGGACTACCTCAACGGCACCCTGCGCTCCGTCGGACGCGGCCGCCACCAACTGCGGACCGCCGCCGGCACGCACGACTACGCGCAGCGATAA
- a CDS encoding YceD family protein: protein MAGSKHGAHRGSPLGPRSPFVLDVSRLGMRPGSMITFDDTVSAPSRIGIELIGIPEGAPVDLDLRLESVSEGVLVSGTVSAPTEGECSRCLTPVTGDVEIYLTELFAYPDSATEATTDEDDEVGRVVDDTVDLEQPIIDAVGMMLPFSPLCREDCPGLCPECGIPLADVEADAEPHRHDVVDPRWAKLAALQLPDDEGRG from the coding sequence ATGGCCGGATCGAAGCATGGCGCGCACCGCGGTTCCCCGTTAGGCCCGCGATCGCCCTTCGTCCTGGACGTCTCGCGGCTCGGGATGCGGCCCGGCTCGATGATCACGTTCGACGACACGGTGTCCGCGCCGTCGCGGATCGGCATCGAGCTGATCGGCATCCCCGAGGGTGCCCCCGTCGACCTCGACCTGCGACTGGAGTCGGTGTCGGAGGGCGTCCTGGTCAGTGGCACGGTGTCGGCGCCGACGGAGGGCGAGTGCTCGCGCTGCCTGACGCCGGTGACCGGTGACGTCGAGATCTACCTCACCGAGCTGTTCGCCTACCCGGACAGCGCCACCGAGGCCACCACCGACGAGGACGACGAGGTGGGCCGGGTCGTCGACGACACCGTCGACCTCGAGCAGCCGATCATCGACGCCGTCGGCATGATGCTGCCGTTCTCGCCCCTGTGCCGCGAGGACTGTCCCGGCCTGTGCCCCGAGTGCGGGATCCCGCTGGCCGACGTCGAGGCCGACGCCGAGCCGCACCGTCACGACGTCGTCGATCCGAGGTGGGCGAAGCTGGCGGCGCTGCAGCTCCCCGACGACGAGGGCCGCGGGTGA
- the rnc gene encoding ribonuclease III: MTVDRTPLLEALGVDLPDELLTLALTHRSYAYEAGGLPTNERLEFLGDAVLGLVITSEIFTRYPDRSEGELAKLKSAVVNTQALARIARNLVPGGLGTYLLLGRGEVSSGGAQKANLLADAVESLLGATYVQHGHEVAQEVIIRLFSDALTTAANLGAGLDWKTSLQELAAARRLGVPAYVVSSSGPEHDKHFTARATVSGEDYGHGEGHTKKEAEQQAAAAAYKALAAIEAVDAPDADTELARDA; the protein is encoded by the coding sequence GTGACGGTCGACCGCACCCCGTTGCTCGAGGCGCTCGGCGTCGATCTGCCCGACGAGCTGCTCACCCTGGCACTGACACATCGCAGCTACGCGTACGAGGCGGGCGGCCTGCCCACCAACGAACGGCTCGAATTCCTCGGTGACGCCGTACTCGGCCTGGTCATCACGTCGGAGATCTTCACCAGGTACCCCGACCGCAGCGAAGGCGAGCTGGCGAAGCTGAAATCCGCGGTGGTCAACACCCAGGCACTGGCGCGGATCGCCAGGAACCTCGTCCCCGGCGGGCTGGGCACCTACCTGCTCCTGGGCCGCGGTGAGGTCAGCAGTGGCGGCGCGCAGAAGGCGAACCTGCTCGCCGACGCCGTGGAGTCACTGTTGGGCGCGACGTACGTCCAGCACGGACACGAGGTCGCCCAGGAGGTCATCATCCGGCTGTTCTCCGACGCGCTGACGACCGCCGCCAACCTGGGCGCCGGCCTCGACTGGAAGACCAGCCTGCAGGAGCTCGCCGCGGCGCGCCGCCTCGGCGTGCCCGCCTACGTGGTCTCGTCGAGCGGCCCCGAGCACGACAAGCACTTCACGGCGCGGGCCACGGTCAGCGGCGAGGACTACGGGCACGGCGAGGGGCACACCAAGAAGGAGGCCGAGCAGCAGGCGGCCGCCGCGGCGTACAAGGCGCTGGCGGCGATCGAGGCCGTCGACGCGCCCGACGCCGACACCGAGCTCGCGCGGGATGCCTGA
- the mutM gene encoding bifunctional DNA-formamidopyrimidine glycosylase/DNA-(apurinic or apyrimidinic site) lyase — protein sequence MPELPEVEVVRRGLDAHVVGRSITAVRVHHPRAVRRHEEGPADLTARLLDRVVTGTGRRGKYLWLTLDGGDALVVHLGMSGQMLLGPVTKTEHLRVATLLDDGTAMSFVDQRTFGGWMLADLVTVDGTEVPVPVAHVARDPLDPLFDAAAVVKVLRGKHSEIKRQLLDQTVVSGIGNIYADESLWRAKVNGARIAETLTKPKLVELLGHAAEVMRDALGQGGTSFDSLYVNVNGESGYFDRSLDAYGREGLPCRRCGAIMKRDKFMNRSSFYCPRCQPRPRQPGPRQPGPRQPRPRP from the coding sequence ATGCCTGAGCTTCCCGAGGTCGAGGTCGTCCGCCGCGGACTCGACGCCCACGTCGTCGGGCGCAGCATCACCGCGGTGCGCGTGCACCACCCCCGCGCGGTGCGGCGCCACGAGGAGGGGCCCGCCGATCTGACGGCCCGGCTGCTCGACCGCGTCGTGACGGGAACCGGCCGTCGCGGCAAGTACCTGTGGCTCACCCTCGACGGCGGCGACGCCCTGGTGGTCCACCTCGGGATGAGTGGCCAGATGCTGCTGGGACCGGTGACCAAGACCGAGCACCTGCGGGTCGCGACGCTGCTCGACGACGGCACGGCCATGAGCTTCGTCGATCAACGCACGTTCGGCGGATGGATGCTCGCCGACCTCGTCACCGTCGACGGCACCGAGGTGCCCGTCCCCGTCGCGCACGTCGCCCGCGATCCGCTCGACCCCCTCTTCGATGCGGCCGCGGTGGTAAAGGTGTTGCGCGGCAAGCACTCCGAGATCAAGCGCCAGCTGCTCGACCAGACCGTCGTGTCCGGCATCGGCAACATCTACGCCGACGAGTCGCTCTGGCGGGCCAAGGTCAACGGGGCCCGCATCGCCGAGACGCTGACGAAGCCCAAGCTCGTGGAGCTCCTCGGCCACGCCGCCGAGGTGATGCGCGACGCGCTCGGTCAGGGCGGGACGTCGTTCGACTCGCTCTACGTCAACGTCAACGGCGAGTCGGGCTACTTCGACCGGTCGCTGGACGCCTACGGCCGCGAGGGCCTGCCGTGCCGACGCTGCGGCGCGATCATGAAGCGCGACAAGTTCATGAACCGGTCCTCGTTCTACTGTCCACGGTGTCAACCGAGACCACGCCAACCGGGACCACGCCAACCGGGACCACGCCAACCGCGGCCGCGGCCTTGA
- a CDS encoding OsmC family protein gives MTDLWVERTGVRRYTGRSTRGAEVLVGSEDVEGVFTPGELLKIALAACSGMSSDHALRTRLGDDYQATVRVSGPADREQERYPLLEEKLEVDLSGLSEEEIRKLKVIVERSIDKVCTVGRTLKSGTEVTFEVTEK, from the coding sequence ATGACGGATCTGTGGGTCGAACGCACGGGCGTGCGCCGCTACACCGGCCGCAGCACGCGGGGTGCGGAGGTGCTCGTCGGTTCCGAGGACGTCGAGGGCGTCTTTACGCCGGGGGAGTTGCTCAAGATCGCGCTGGCCGCGTGCAGCGGCATGAGCAGCGACCACGCCCTGCGTACCCGCCTCGGTGACGACTACCAGGCCACCGTGCGGGTGTCCGGGCCCGCCGACCGTGAGCAGGAGCGCTACCCGCTGCTGGAGGAGAAGCTCGAGGTCGACCTCTCGGGGCTCTCCGAGGAGGAGATCAGGAAGCTCAAGGTCATCGTCGAGCGGTCGATCGACAAGGTGTGCACCGTCGGTCGCACCCTGAAGTCAGGCACCGAGGTGACGTTCGAGGTCACGGAGAAGTGA
- a CDS encoding acylphosphatase, which produces MSHPPDAPVRVSAWVHGRVQGVGFRWWTRARALELGLTGFAANKPDGRVHVVARGPRDACQRLVDLLKDGATPGRVDTVVYDWSEAGDPIEGFAER; this is translated from the coding sequence GTGAGCCATCCCCCCGACGCTCCCGTCCGGGTGAGCGCGTGGGTGCACGGCCGGGTGCAGGGCGTCGGATTCCGCTGGTGGACGCGCGCCAGGGCGCTCGAACTCGGGCTCACCGGCTTCGCGGCCAACAAGCCCGACGGCCGCGTGCACGTCGTGGCGCGCGGCCCGCGCGACGCGTGCCAACGGCTCGTCGACCTGCTCAAAGACGGGGCCACGCCGGGGCGCGTCGACACCGTCGTCTACGACTGGTCCGAGGCGGGCGATCCGATCGAGGGCTTCGCCGAGCGGTAG